In bacterium, a single window of DNA contains:
- a CDS encoding trypsin-like peptidase domain-containing protein, with protein MRWKGRAVAVGAACLLAVGILACGAPVVEETAGDSPAEAVESAENSVADATGEPAAGPGLERSRDYRTEVAARFLGGLQRDLTPAEVTRVKAATVMVRSPRGSGSGFVFHRNGDGSHLVATNHHVVDGLEDFGSTLEVVLDSGSPRQEQLLAQVVAMDPDVDLAVLKIQEPERPREVLALAVDDAVFETQSIVVAGFPFGEILSRSGLPAPTLGKGSVSSLRHDDRGELFRVQLDADVNPGNSGGPVVSGGGQVVGVAVESVSATNISFMVPVSRLHDLLNGYVVALRYEVEGGARDKLVTIEFDTRDPMARISGFGVNLVASEGEIPQVEAGEAVPRVGSELARSAPQGETTQLRVRVARQPSDRVFLQPWFSNPRGGRNFAPFRVSLLDSGRQSGELKWNAEVEQGWSDEKPKWASGGGVPLTGDWLEPDPDAGDGTLAGDPEAIPDVIAQTSFAPKKTATVADATASLLLEDAKNLLPHLLWSSDQNAFFALTKVGALHRVALDGFRETHRVRLFEEASAMAQSAMGLVVAVPGSQLVRVIAEDGLRTLRTIRVPGVSQLVSSPQLKVAYAADERSPWELSVVDLHRKRVARTYAAREVSQRFRHLIRRHPDGVVLSEFDALTVSPDGKYLFAEGFECLHRFRIKGTSLEYEEMGPRLGTGRIEISPDSKYLTMVGSLSSNAIKNHPRIKQGSLPIYRLENLQDPVRVVEVGIHPRALGFDVARGRLLGHDHNRPLLVLGSRSEPEREYALPVARNSRVRQILPHPVYSGALVLTDKELWWVGWG; from the coding sequence ATGCGCTGGAAGGGGCGAGCAGTAGCTGTCGGAGCCGCCTGCCTTTTGGCCGTCGGGATCCTCGCCTGCGGCGCGCCGGTGGTCGAGGAGACGGCCGGTGACTCGCCCGCCGAGGCGGTCGAGTCGGCGGAGAATTCGGTTGCCGATGCGACGGGCGAGCCGGCTGCTGGGCCCGGACTCGAGCGCTCGCGCGACTACCGCACCGAGGTCGCGGCCCGGTTCCTGGGCGGTCTGCAGCGCGACCTGACGCCCGCCGAGGTCACGAGGGTCAAGGCGGCGACGGTCATGGTGCGCTCGCCGCGGGGGTCGGGGAGCGGGTTTGTGTTTCATCGCAATGGCGACGGCTCGCATCTGGTGGCCACGAACCATCACGTGGTCGATGGGCTGGAGGATTTCGGCTCGACGCTCGAGGTGGTGCTGGATTCGGGCAGTCCCCGGCAGGAGCAGCTCCTGGCTCAGGTGGTGGCGATGGACCCGGACGTGGATCTCGCGGTGCTGAAGATCCAGGAGCCCGAGCGGCCCCGGGAGGTTTTGGCTCTGGCGGTCGACGATGCGGTATTCGAGACCCAGTCGATCGTGGTCGCGGGCTTTCCATTCGGGGAGATCCTGTCGCGCTCGGGTCTGCCGGCGCCGACGCTCGGCAAGGGCTCGGTCTCGAGCCTGCGCCATGATGACCGGGGTGAGCTCTTCCGGGTGCAGCTCGACGCGGATGTGAATCCCGGCAACAGCGGCGGCCCGGTGGTCTCGGGTGGCGGCCAGGTGGTGGGGGTCGCGGTCGAGTCGGTCTCGGCGACCAACATCTCGTTCATGGTGCCGGTGTCGCGGCTGCACGATCTTCTGAACGGCTATGTGGTGGCGCTTCGCTATGAGGTCGAGGGCGGCGCCCGCGACAAGCTGGTGACGATCGAGTTCGACACGCGCGATCCGATGGCGCGGATCTCGGGCTTCGGGGTGAACCTGGTGGCCTCCGAAGGCGAGATTCCCCAGGTCGAAGCGGGCGAGGCGGTCCCGCGAGTGGGGAGCGAGCTGGCCCGATCGGCGCCACAGGGCGAGACGACCCAGCTCCGGGTCCGGGTGGCTCGCCAGCCGAGTGACCGGGTGTTTCTCCAACCCTGGTTTTCGAATCCGCGCGGCGGCCGGAACTTCGCCCCGTTCCGGGTGTCGCTCCTGGATTCCGGCCGGCAGTCGGGCGAGCTGAAGTGGAACGCCGAGGTCGAGCAGGGGTGGTCGGACGAGAAACCGAAGTGGGCCTCGGGCGGTGGCGTGCCGCTGACCGGCGACTGGCTCGAGCCGGACCCCGATGCCGGCGACGGCACTCTGGCCGGCGATCCCGAGGCGATCCCGGACGTGATCGCTCAGACTTCGTTCGCGCCCAAGAAGACCGCTACAGTGGCCGATGCCACGGCTTCGCTACTGCTCGAAGACGCCAAGAACCTGCTGCCGCACCTACTGTGGTCGTCGGACCAGAACGCCTTCTTCGCCCTGACCAAGGTGGGGGCGCTGCATCGGGTCGCGCTCGACGGTTTTCGTGAGACCCACCGGGTGCGGTTGTTCGAGGAAGCCTCGGCGATGGCGCAGAGTGCCATGGGCCTGGTGGTTGCGGTGCCGGGAAGCCAGCTGGTGCGCGTGATCGCCGAGGACGGTCTGCGGACGCTTCGAACGATCCGCGTGCCCGGCGTGTCGCAGCTCGTCTCGTCACCGCAGCTCAAGGTGGCCTATGCCGCCGACGAGAGGAGCCCGTGGGAGCTCTCGGTCGTCGATCTGCACCGGAAGCGAGTGGCCCGAACCTACGCGGCGCGCGAGGTCTCGCAGCGCTTTCGGCACCTGATCCGCCGTCATCCTGATGGCGTGGTCCTGAGCGAGTTCGACGCCCTGACGGTGTCACCCGACGGCAAGTACCTGTTTGCCGAGGGTTTCGAGTGCCTGCACCGCTTCCGCATCAAGGGCACCAGCCTGGAGTACGAGGAGATGGGGCCGAGACTCGGCACGGGGCGGATCGAGATCAGCCCGGATTCGAAGTACCTGACGATGGTCGGCAGCTTGTCGTCGAATGCGATCAAGAACCATCCGAGAATCAAGCAGGGCTCGCTGCCGATCTACCGGCTGGAGAATCTCCAGGATCCGGTGCGGGTGGTGGAGGTGGGAATCCATCCCCGGGCCCTGGGCTTCGACGTCGCCCGCGGCAGGCTCCTCGGCCACGACCACAACCGCCCGCTCTTGGTGCTCGGCAGCCGCTCCGAGCCGGAGCGCGAGTACGCCCTGCCGGTCGCCAGGAACTCCCGCGTCCGTCAAATCCTGCCGCACCCGGTTTACTCGGGCGCGCTGGTTCTGACCGACAAGGAGCTCTGGTGGGTCGGGTGGGGCTAG
- a CDS encoding GMC family oxidoreductase encodes MAITRREFLAGAGALAASTLACPRHPEPWDVCVIGSGFAGMHLALRTADAGLNTIIVEAGPRPETDSGEDLRGDLFAYRNSGEVQYPLNSTRAIGVGGTSRLWGGVSTRLWPSDFRMRTNHGLWTNWPISYEDLVPYYCEAEQLLSVRGGDVVPAAEPPRECPYPVPLRQPPGNPDVRVEGAPRPFFRVPRSRRSGRPVRLAQDELSRFEAHPLGTLLPGLQVTRIVTQDGATVDHLEARPITGGDVRKISARYFVVAAGAIESARLLLLSRSPDGEGLGNRHGQVGRYFAVHPSLQIRLVPSRPINVTHGSYRTYALNDLYRKQGLNAAHYQLDVLDSDRLRWRVQPEIEPQAENRVALGDSATDSRGLPLPDLRLTYSDRDQRTFQRCRAFVAETRADLRAVEGSGREKFPWWRSHTSGTCRMGSDPTSGVVDANNLVFGTRNLFVSGGATFPNAGTANPVSTIVALTLRLGDHIRGLAARG; translated from the coding sequence ATGGCAATCACACGACGGGAGTTCCTCGCCGGCGCGGGCGCACTGGCGGCATCGACCCTTGCCTGCCCTCGGCATCCGGAGCCCTGGGACGTCTGCGTCATCGGGTCCGGATTCGCCGGCATGCACCTGGCGCTCCGCACTGCCGACGCGGGGCTCAACACCATCATCGTGGAAGCGGGCCCGAGACCCGAGACGGACTCCGGAGAGGATCTCCGCGGTGATCTGTTCGCCTATCGCAACAGCGGGGAGGTGCAGTACCCGCTCAACTCGACGCGCGCCATCGGGGTCGGAGGAACCAGCAGGCTCTGGGGCGGCGTTTCGACGAGACTCTGGCCCAGCGACTTTCGGATGCGGACGAACCACGGGTTGTGGACCAACTGGCCGATCAGCTACGAAGACCTCGTCCCCTACTACTGCGAGGCCGAACAGCTCCTGAGCGTGCGGGGCGGTGACGTGGTGCCGGCGGCCGAGCCCCCGCGGGAGTGCCCCTACCCCGTGCCCCTCCGCCAGCCCCCCGGCAACCCAGACGTACGGGTCGAAGGTGCGCCTCGCCCGTTCTTTCGAGTGCCCCGGTCCAGAAGAAGCGGGCGCCCGGTCCGGCTGGCGCAGGACGAACTCTCCAGATTCGAGGCCCACCCTCTGGGTACCCTGCTACCGGGTCTCCAGGTCACGCGCATCGTCACCCAGGACGGCGCCACCGTGGACCACCTCGAGGCACGGCCCATCACGGGCGGAGATGTGCGGAAGATCTCCGCACGCTACTTCGTGGTGGCCGCCGGAGCCATCGAAAGCGCGAGACTCCTCCTACTGTCGCGCTCGCCGGACGGGGAAGGTCTCGGCAACCGGCACGGTCAGGTCGGGCGCTACTTCGCGGTCCACCCGAGCCTTCAGATTCGCCTCGTCCCGTCCAGGCCCATCAATGTCACGCATGGCAGCTACAGGACCTATGCCCTCAACGATCTCTACCGCAAGCAGGGACTCAACGCCGCACACTACCAATTGGACGTCTTGGACTCCGACAGGCTCCGGTGGCGCGTGCAGCCGGAGATCGAGCCCCAGGCCGAAAACCGCGTGGCGCTCGGCGACAGCGCCACGGACTCGAGGGGCCTGCCCCTGCCGGATCTCAGACTTACCTATTCCGACCGCGACCAGCGCACGTTCCAGCGCTGCAGAGCCTTCGTGGCCGAGACCAGAGCGGACCTGCGCGCTGTCGAAGGCAGCGGACGCGAGAAGTTCCCCTGGTGGCGGTCACATACGTCCGGAACCTGTCGCATGGGGTCCGACCCGACATCCGGTGTGGTAGACGCCAACAACCTCGTCTTCGGCACGCGTAACCTCTTTGTCTCAGGCGGCGCCACCTTCCCGAATGCCGGCACGGCCAATCCCGTGAGTACCATCGTTGCCCTCACCCTCCGTCTCGGGGATCACATCCGCGGCCTGGCCGCGCGCGGCTAG
- a CDS encoding protein kinase, with protein sequence MDPHSWSRIRELFAAAVLLDPEERSAFLNDNCGEDAALRREVESLLDHDLEAGDHGDAIGEAVRAEARGVAGTGDGRGTQTAPAPDPLVGQRVGQIRVLQLLGRGGMGKVYVGFDETLQRRVALKAIRARHRLAAGSRARFLREARILSQLEHPNICRIHNYIEGDESDFLVLELIEGGDLAEAIAEGLEPAQKMKVAIQIAAVLEAAHGQGVVHRDLKPQNVMVTPEGEAKVLDFGLARSGEPAPSESTGPEPTGPEPPELDAPEPVAAPDGRTLAIPDESSADTALMPELGGPEAGREPSVRTRRGQLVGTPVFMSPEQASGEEVTTASDMYSFALLLQALFTGASPYPAGLDSVEILSRARRAETLPATGVDKDLAALIGRMKSAAPAARPTAVEALERLRWVRGKPKRRLRRLIAAAVLALLALGGAKYTFDLKVARDEATRRRDQAEDLIGFMIGDLRSKLAPVNRLEVLDTIGDKALDYFAAVPAAELTSKELLFRSQTLSQIGQVRMDQGDLAAALEAFNESLGLARDLTEREPDNGDWLAWLGAAHFWVGFVDWKRSDLEGALGSYRAYLDVSRELVERDPENLDWQLELSYAHNNIGSVLSAAGNLAAAADEFRSSVDIKRRLVSEQPENRQWQTDLAGSHVWLGRALLSSGDLEGALHEYQANLEILQELVAAEPANTRRQWLLGIAHEKIGWVLEITGRLDEALPRYEEYFEINQALVEHDGENSTWQRELAVAHTRVGNALVDLGESKQGQERLRAAEAILERLIAIDASNTNWKWELAHARTGLANVLWQRGLAKEALQKAAEATEISRAILEDNPGDSTMPRLYSHSLLALGEVHLQLERGDEAAAAFSRALEAIERANGESSDPQHGATRAQALLRLGRIEEARPIVAKLHRQGFRRRAFERLCRDMGVWP encoded by the coding sequence ATGGACCCTCACAGCTGGTCCCGGATCCGGGAACTCTTCGCCGCCGCCGTCCTCCTCGATCCCGAGGAGAGATCGGCGTTTCTAAACGACAACTGCGGCGAAGATGCCGCGCTGCGCCGCGAGGTCGAATCGCTTCTCGACCACGACCTCGAAGCGGGCGACCACGGCGACGCGATCGGCGAAGCGGTGCGAGCGGAGGCGCGCGGCGTCGCCGGTACCGGCGACGGCAGGGGCACCCAGACCGCGCCCGCCCCCGACCCGCTCGTCGGCCAGCGCGTCGGCCAGATCCGGGTACTCCAGCTCCTGGGCCGGGGCGGGATGGGCAAAGTCTACGTGGGCTTTGACGAGACCCTGCAGCGTCGCGTGGCGCTCAAGGCCATTCGCGCCCGGCACCGCCTCGCCGCCGGCTCCCGGGCCCGCTTCCTACGCGAAGCCCGCATCCTGTCCCAGCTCGAGCATCCCAACATCTGCCGCATCCACAACTACATCGAAGGCGACGAGAGCGACTTCCTGGTCCTCGAGCTGATCGAGGGAGGCGATCTGGCCGAGGCCATCGCCGAGGGGCTGGAGCCGGCTCAGAAGATGAAAGTGGCGATCCAGATCGCCGCCGTGCTCGAAGCGGCGCACGGCCAGGGCGTCGTTCACCGCGACCTCAAACCGCAGAACGTCATGGTCACGCCCGAGGGCGAAGCCAAGGTGCTCGACTTCGGACTGGCGCGCTCGGGCGAGCCCGCGCCCAGCGAATCGACCGGCCCCGAACCGACCGGGCCCGAACCGCCGGAACTCGACGCGCCCGAGCCCGTCGCGGCACCGGACGGCCGGACCCTCGCCATCCCGGACGAATCCTCGGCCGACACGGCACTGATGCCGGAGCTCGGCGGCCCCGAGGCCGGCCGGGAACCGAGCGTTCGGACCCGGCGCGGCCAGCTCGTCGGCACGCCCGTCTTCATGAGCCCCGAGCAGGCGAGCGGCGAGGAGGTCACCACCGCCAGCGACATGTACTCGTTCGCGCTCCTACTGCAGGCGCTCTTCACCGGCGCCTCTCCCTACCCCGCCGGCCTCGACTCGGTCGAGATCCTCAGCCGCGCCCGCCGGGCCGAAACGCTTCCCGCCACCGGCGTCGACAAGGACCTGGCGGCTCTCATCGGGCGCATGAAGTCCGCCGCACCGGCGGCCAGACCGACGGCGGTCGAGGCCCTCGAGCGCTTGCGCTGGGTCCGCGGCAAGCCCAAGCGCCGCCTGCGCCGACTGATCGCCGCCGCCGTCCTGGCGTTGCTCGCGCTGGGCGGCGCCAAGTACACCTTCGATCTCAAGGTGGCGCGCGACGAGGCCACTCGGCGCCGCGACCAGGCGGAGGACTTGATCGGCTTCATGATCGGCGACCTGCGCTCCAAGCTTGCGCCGGTCAATCGGCTCGAGGTGCTCGACACCATCGGTGACAAGGCGCTCGACTACTTCGCGGCCGTCCCGGCGGCCGAGCTGACTTCGAAAGAGCTACTGTTTCGTTCTCAGACCCTCTCCCAGATCGGCCAGGTGCGAATGGACCAGGGCGATCTCGCCGCCGCACTGGAAGCCTTCAATGAGTCCCTGGGTCTCGCCCGGGACCTGACCGAGCGCGAGCCGGACAACGGTGACTGGCTGGCCTGGCTGGGAGCCGCGCACTTCTGGGTCGGTTTCGTGGACTGGAAGCGCAGCGATCTGGAGGGTGCGCTGGGGAGCTATCGAGCGTACCTGGACGTCTCGCGCGAGCTCGTGGAACGCGACCCGGAGAACCTCGACTGGCAGCTCGAGCTCTCCTACGCTCACAACAACATCGGCTCGGTGCTGAGCGCCGCGGGGAATCTCGCCGCCGCGGCTGACGAGTTTCGATCTTCCGTGGACATCAAGCGCCGGCTGGTCAGCGAACAGCCCGAGAACCGCCAGTGGCAGACGGACCTTGCCGGGAGCCATGTCTGGCTCGGTCGGGCGCTACTTTCGAGTGGAGACCTCGAGGGCGCCCTGCATGAATACCAAGCCAACCTCGAGATCCTGCAAGAGCTGGTGGCGGCGGAACCGGCCAACACCCGCCGGCAGTGGCTGCTCGGCATCGCGCACGAAAAGATCGGATGGGTTCTGGAGATAACGGGCCGGTTGGACGAGGCCCTGCCCAGGTATGAGGAGTACTTTGAGATCAACCAGGCTCTCGTCGAGCACGACGGTGAGAACTCGACCTGGCAACGCGAGCTGGCGGTCGCTCATACCCGGGTCGGCAACGCGCTCGTAGACCTCGGAGAGTCGAAGCAAGGGCAGGAACGCCTCCGAGCCGCGGAAGCGATCTTAGAGCGCCTGATCGCCATCGACGCTAGCAACACCAACTGGAAGTGGGAGCTGGCGCACGCCCGCACAGGTCTCGCCAATGTTCTTTGGCAACGGGGCCTTGCCAAGGAAGCTCTGCAGAAAGCAGCGGAGGCCACGGAAATCTCCAGGGCCATCCTGGAGGACAATCCGGGTGACTCGACCATGCCGAGGCTCTATAGCCACAGTCTCTTGGCACTCGGAGAGGTTCATCTTCAACTGGAGCGCGGTGACGAGGCCGCGGCAGCGTTCTCGCGTGCCCTCGAAGCTATCGAACGCGCAAACGGCGAGTCGTCCGATCCACAGCACGGCGCGACCCGAGCCCAGGCCTTGCTGCGGCTCGGTCGGATCGAGGAAGCGAGGCCCATCGTCGCCAAGCTGCACAGGCAAGGCTTCCGCCGCCGAGCGTTCGAGCGTCTGTGCCGTGACATGGGGGTGTGGCCATGA
- a CDS encoding type II toxin-antitoxin system VapB family antitoxin: MKRTNLVLPEDVLEETLRLSGERTYSKAVTRALEDFVRRAKARKILELRGSGLWRGELAEMRGDQPKAKRAERASS, translated from the coding sequence ATGAAACGTACAAATCTTGTGCTTCCCGAGGACGTTCTCGAAGAGACCCTGCGCCTGAGCGGCGAGCGCACCTACTCGAAAGCAGTCACCAGGGCGCTCGAGGATTTCGTGCGGCGGGCGAAAGCCAGGAAAATCCTCGAGCTGCGCGGCTCCGGGCTGTGGCGAGGCGAGCTGGCGGAGATGAGGGGCGACCAGCCGAAAGCCAAACGGGCCGAACGTGCTTCTTCTTGA
- a CDS encoding antitoxin: MAKLDKEERDLVRAVEAEEWQPVRNRKREMARYSEYAKATFRKDRRINIRISTKDLEALQLRALEEGIPYQTLVSSVLHKYVSGRFEERGA; encoded by the coding sequence ATGGCTAAGCTAGACAAGGAAGAACGCGACCTCGTGCGAGCGGTCGAAGCCGAAGAATGGCAACCGGTCCGCAATCGGAAGAGAGAGATGGCTCGCTACAGCGAGTACGCCAAGGCTACTTTTCGAAAGGACCGGCGCATCAATATCCGGATTTCCACCAAGGATCTCGAAGCTCTTCAGCTGAGAGCGTTGGAAGAGGGGATCCCCTATCAGACCCTGGTCTCGAGCGTTTTGCACAAGTACGTGTCGGGGCGCTTTGAAGAGCGCGGCGCATAG
- a CDS encoding DUF1566 domain-containing protein: MRRTTLDGVFFGILLLVSVQAAGASAPHPVAVSPGSPTGSMIGDTCPTFSWGSVAGARSYELVVYRLGDGGEEAEPVLRQSFAGSVSSWTPSLARCLERGGQYAWTVRATGENANTGWSAPSLFEVASGPSEVEFEQALALVQRYLEQHDGPPDRAPEPESGGPLSGATPPATSAAASRVAVEAEASTAGPSVLALEPPVIPTVSLVTEGALVVGTATPLADVHVVGRPAIGSLLLAPDEPSANQSSEILLAEDDDGTYGMVIRYDGQISNTLEIWGRFQRWESGPWLTIHRDTGTTTFRGPLVGIDPDPPCYSDTHRFVSCGNGTVTDTATGLIWLEDADCFERMLYQSANEAAAAFWDGATGYPGDGDCGLTDGSRPGDWRLATAEEFKALFNEDCEDPPEIMGNGTADAEVNCYSEYPWAGPLRSSYWTMETVPWVPDKARTANVNVASIGSHVKWVESAVWPVRGPMRGGE; this comes from the coding sequence ATGAGACGGACGACACTGGATGGGGTCTTCTTCGGGATCCTGCTACTGGTCTCGGTACAGGCGGCTGGAGCTTCCGCGCCACACCCCGTGGCGGTGTCGCCGGGGAGTCCGACGGGCTCGATGATCGGCGACACGTGTCCGACCTTCAGCTGGGGTTCCGTCGCCGGGGCTCGCTCGTACGAGCTGGTCGTCTACCGGCTGGGCGACGGGGGCGAGGAGGCAGAGCCAGTGCTGCGGCAGAGCTTCGCGGGTTCGGTTTCTAGCTGGACACCCTCACTCGCCCGCTGCCTGGAGCGGGGCGGACAGTACGCCTGGACTGTCCGCGCTACCGGCGAGAACGCGAACACTGGGTGGTCGGCTCCGAGCTTGTTCGAGGTGGCATCGGGCCCGAGCGAGGTGGAATTCGAGCAGGCTCTGGCATTGGTGCAGCGTTACCTGGAACAGCACGATGGTCCGCCTGATCGGGCTCCGGAGCCGGAGAGCGGGGGCCCTCTCTCTGGGGCTACCCCTCCTGCGACCAGCGCCGCGGCGTCGAGAGTCGCGGTCGAAGCGGAGGCTTCGACTGCGGGGCCATCGGTGCTCGCCCTTGAGCCGCCGGTTATCCCAACGGTCTCACTGGTTACGGAAGGGGCTCTCGTAGTTGGGACCGCCACGCCGCTAGCGGACGTTCACGTGGTCGGCAGGCCAGCGATCGGGAGCCTGTTACTGGCCCCGGACGAGCCGTCCGCCAACCAAAGCTCGGAGATTCTCCTGGCCGAGGACGACGACGGCACCTACGGGATGGTGATTCGGTACGACGGACAGATCAGCAACACGCTGGAGATCTGGGGCCGCTTTCAACGATGGGAGTCCGGCCCCTGGCTGACGATCCATCGCGACACCGGAACCACGACCTTCAGAGGACCGTTGGTTGGCATCGATCCGGATCCACCGTGTTACAGCGACACCCACAGATTCGTAAGCTGCGGCAACGGCACTGTGACGGACACGGCTACGGGGCTGATCTGGCTCGAGGATGCGGACTGCTTCGAGAGAATGCTTTACCAGAGTGCCAACGAGGCCGCCGCGGCTTTCTGGGATGGCGCAACGGGCTATCCGGGAGATGGTGACTGCGGCTTGACGGACGGCTCCCGACCCGGAGACTGGCGCCTCGCGACTGCGGAAGAATTCAAAGCGCTTTTCAACGAGGACTGTGAGGACCCGCCCGAGATCATGGGCAATGGAACGGCCGATGCCGAGGTCAACTGCTACTCGGAGTACCCCTGGGCGGGACCTCTGCGGTCAAGCTACTGGACGATGGAAACCGTCCCCTGGGTCCCGGACAAAGCGAGGACAGCGAACGTCAACGTCGCTTCGATTGGCTCCCATGTCAAGTGGGTTGAAAGCGCCGTTTGGCCGGTTCGAGGCCCGATGCGTGGTGGAGAGTGA
- a CDS encoding sigma-70 family RNA polymerase sigma factor — MLRDWKDGDEQALEELVPLVYEKLRGLARRELRRDRPGHSLQPTELVHDAYARMVDLELSWQDRVHFYRMAARTMRRVLVDHARARRAEKRGGGAVMVTLSEGHGQPEQPASDVLDLNEALGRLAEQDARLSQAVELYYFGGLTYQEIAHALEVSAATVDRDLRFARAWLRRELAPAAGNAEA, encoded by the coding sequence ATGCTGCGGGACTGGAAAGATGGTGACGAGCAGGCGTTGGAGGAGCTCGTGCCTCTCGTCTACGAGAAGTTGCGCGGCCTGGCCCGGCGCGAGCTCCGGCGCGACCGACCCGGCCACAGCCTGCAGCCGACCGAGCTGGTCCACGACGCCTACGCGCGCATGGTGGACCTCGAGTTGTCTTGGCAGGACCGGGTGCACTTCTACCGCATGGCCGCCCGGACCATGCGCCGGGTCCTGGTCGACCACGCCCGGGCCCGCCGCGCCGAGAAGCGCGGCGGTGGCGCGGTCATGGTCACGCTGTCCGAAGGCCACGGCCAGCCCGAGCAGCCGGCGAGCGACGTATTGGACCTCAACGAGGCGCTCGGACGCCTGGCCGAACAGGACGCCAGGCTGAGCCAGGCGGTCGAGCTCTACTACTTCGGCGGCCTGACCTACCAGGAGATCGCGCACGCCCTCGAGGTCTCGGCCGCCACCGTCGACCGCGACCTGCGTTTCGCCCGAGCCTGGCTGCGCCGGGAGCTGGCACCGGCGGCTGGAAACGCCGAGGCCTGA
- a CDS encoding PIN domain-containing protein, with amino-acid sequence MLLLDTSIWVEVFRKRRPLDLEAHLDFEEVVTCLPVIQEVLQGFDDQRAFRLAREAMLSLPMVESSLEASIFEEAVGLYRSARRLGLTVRSGTDCLIAACALRNSLAVVHRDRDFDALAQVAPLETVSL; translated from the coding sequence GTGCTTCTTCTTGACACCTCGATCTGGGTCGAGGTGTTCCGCAAGCGACGGCCCCTGGATCTCGAAGCTCACCTCGACTTCGAGGAAGTCGTGACCTGCCTGCCGGTCATCCAGGAAGTGCTCCAGGGCTTCGACGACCAGCGAGCCTTCCGATTGGCCCGGGAAGCCATGCTGTCGCTGCCCATGGTCGAATCGTCTCTCGAGGCGAGCATCTTTGAAGAAGCCGTCGGGCTCTATCGCTCGGCGAGACGGCTCGGGCTCACGGTGCGCTCCGGCACGGACTGCCTGATTGCCGCGTGCGCCCTGCGGAACTCGCTGGCTGTCGTCCACCGGGACCGGGACTTCGACGCCCTGGCCCAGGTCGCGCCACTCGAGACCGTGTCTCTCTAG
- a CDS encoding DUF4258 domain-containing protein: MKYFSWSVEKGNQLRQERGITFEEIVFHIERGDLLDILEHPNKERYPKQRVFIVEVEAYAYVVPFVESETEVFLKTIIPSRKATKKYLGG; encoded by the coding sequence GTGAAGTACTTCTCCTGGAGTGTGGAGAAAGGCAACCAGCTACGCCAGGAGCGTGGCATCACGTTCGAGGAGATCGTCTTTCACATTGAAAGGGGCGATCTGCTCGACATCCTTGAACACCCGAATAAGGAGCGATATCCGAAACAGCGTGTCTTTATCGTCGAGGTAGAGGCATACGCTTATGTCGTTCCGTTCGTAGAGTCCGAGACCGAGGTGTTTCTCAAAACAATCATCCCCAGCCGGAAAGCGACGAAGAAGTACCTGGGAGGCTAG
- a CDS encoding GNAT family N-acetyltransferase — MPFDYQPTLKGDLVELRPLRAKDYDSLYAVAADPLIWEQHPVKNRHEETSFRAFFRESLASGGALIVIDAKAQRVIGSARFHDYDEDRDEVEIGWIFLARSHWGGIYNGELTRLMLRHAFRFVSGVVWLAAPQNLRSQRAVEKVGGVRVGSRPDDGGRDSHVYLLTESALASP; from the coding sequence GTGCCATTCGACTATCAACCGACTCTGAAAGGCGACCTCGTCGAACTCAGACCGCTTCGCGCCAAGGACTACGACAGCCTCTATGCGGTCGCCGCCGACCCACTGATCTGGGAGCAGCACCCGGTCAAGAACCGCCACGAAGAAACGAGCTTCCGGGCGTTCTTCCGTGAGTCCCTGGCGTCAGGCGGAGCGCTGATCGTTATCGATGCCAAAGCTCAGCGCGTAATTGGGTCTGCGCGCTTCCATGACTACGACGAGGACCGAGATGAAGTGGAAATCGGTTGGATATTCCTGGCTCGGTCGCACTGGGGAGGAATCTATAACGGGGAGCTGACGCGCCTCATGTTGCGGCATGCGTTTCGGTTTGTGAGTGGCGTTGTCTGGCTTGCCGCTCCACAGAACCTGCGCTCGCAGCGGGCCGTGGAAAAGGTCGGCGGTGTGCGGGTGGGATCGAGGCCCGACGATGGCGGTCGCGACAGCCATGTGTACCTACTCACTGAGTCAGCGCTTGCTAGCCCTTGA